Proteins from one Planctomyces sp. SH-PL62 genomic window:
- a CDS encoding uroporphyrinogen-III synthase has protein sequence MSSTHPKGLDGLRVAIFEARMAGSLADLVTRHGGVPIPAPALREIPLEDNPAALEFVEGLAAGAFDLVIFETGVGVRYLVEAVAPRFSREDLVAALRRTTVVARGPKPSTALRELGASIDMQVPAPNTWRETLALLDERRPVAGLRVAVQEYGKPVPELTEGLAGRGATVTRVPVYRWAMPEDVAPLRSALAELASGRIGSALFTAAQQVEHVVELARAEGIEDALREAFSRSVVVGSVGPTTSAALRAHGLPVDVEPEHPKSGHLVAAVAAAWRGIGKASSGSS, from the coding sequence ATGAGCAGCACCCATCCCAAGGGCCTCGACGGCCTTCGCGTGGCGATCTTCGAGGCCCGGATGGCGGGCAGCCTGGCCGACCTGGTGACTCGTCACGGCGGCGTCCCGATTCCCGCCCCGGCGCTTCGCGAGATTCCCCTGGAAGACAACCCGGCCGCCCTCGAATTCGTCGAAGGGCTGGCCGCCGGGGCGTTCGACCTCGTCATCTTCGAGACCGGCGTGGGCGTCCGCTACCTGGTCGAAGCGGTCGCCCCTCGGTTCTCGCGAGAGGATCTCGTTGCAGCCCTTCGTCGGACGACCGTGGTCGCTCGCGGGCCGAAGCCGTCGACGGCGCTCCGGGAACTGGGCGCCTCGATCGACATGCAGGTCCCGGCGCCCAACACCTGGCGCGAGACGCTCGCCCTGCTCGACGAGCGACGACCCGTCGCCGGCCTGCGGGTCGCGGTCCAGGAGTACGGCAAGCCGGTCCCCGAATTGACCGAGGGACTGGCGGGGCGCGGGGCGACGGTGACTCGCGTCCCGGTCTATCGCTGGGCCATGCCCGAGGACGTCGCGCCGCTCCGCTCGGCCCTGGCCGAACTGGCCTCGGGACGGATCGGCTCCGCGCTCTTCACGGCCGCTCAGCAGGTCGAGCACGTCGTCGAACTCGCCAGGGCCGAGGGGATCGAGGACGCCCTCCGCGAGGCGTTCTCCCGTAGCGTGGTGGTCGGCTCGGTCGGCCCGACGACCTCCGCCGCGCTCCGCGCCCACGGCCTGCCGGTCGACGTCGAGCCCGAGCACCCCAAATCCGGCCACCTCGTCGCCGCGGTCGCCGCGGCCTGGCGTGGGATCGGCAAGGCGTCTTCCGGCTCATCCTGA
- a CDS encoding VOC family protein: MAIQFTEAFAAIGSGDFEASVTFYTAILGREPDVRTNDVHAEFHLPGGFHLAIFRPRADGADRFRNPPDRQGGLSLVFVVADVESAAVELARFGGPSPSPIMRGSHGREIYGYDPDGNRIILVDHAT, from the coding sequence TTGGCGATCCAGTTCACCGAAGCGTTCGCTGCGATCGGGTCCGGAGACTTCGAGGCGTCGGTCACGTTTTACACCGCTATCCTCGGCCGCGAGCCCGACGTCCGCACGAATGATGTGCACGCGGAGTTTCACCTTCCGGGGGGATTTCACCTGGCGATCTTCAGGCCCCGGGCCGATGGGGCCGACCGATTTCGCAATCCCCCAGATCGGCAGGGCGGGCTGAGCCTGGTGTTTGTCGTCGCCGATGTTGAGAGCGCGGCGGTCGAGCTGGCGCGGTTCGGCGGCCCGTCTCCGAGCCCGATCATGCGGGGCTCGCACGGCCGGGAGATTTACGGCTACGACCCCGACGGCAATCGCATCATCCTGGTGGATCACGCCACCTGA
- the pyrF gene encoding orotidine-5'-phosphate decarboxylase — MVQAVRRKGNPVIVGIDPRPEELPPGFLERFPGTRSGVADALREFGCEVVDVVAPLVPLIKFQSAFYEAYGPEGVAALHATVEHARKRDVLVIFDGKRNDIGSTAEAYARAYLGKTPVGEAFETSWDVDAMTINPYLGSDGIDPFVKIAAREHKGVFVLVRTSNASAREFQDLVCDGRPVYRHVADRLKQWGKGRQGAEGYNLVGAVVGATYPAELAELREELPGVLFLVPGYGAQGGTSKDIAAGFDPNGQGALVNNSRGVTFAYNKPAFRGEPGADWRRAVERAVLEMVDDLAQNTPAGRLRPA, encoded by the coding sequence GTGGTGCAAGCCGTGCGGCGCAAAGGGAATCCGGTGATCGTGGGGATCGACCCGAGGCCCGAGGAGCTCCCCCCGGGGTTCCTGGAGCGGTTCCCGGGCACGCGTTCCGGCGTGGCGGACGCCCTCCGGGAGTTTGGTTGCGAGGTGGTCGACGTCGTCGCTCCGCTCGTCCCGCTCATCAAGTTCCAGTCGGCCTTCTATGAGGCGTACGGCCCGGAAGGGGTCGCGGCTCTGCACGCGACCGTGGAGCACGCCCGGAAGCGGGACGTCCTGGTGATCTTCGACGGCAAGCGCAACGACATCGGCTCGACGGCCGAGGCGTACGCGCGGGCCTATCTCGGCAAGACGCCCGTCGGCGAGGCCTTCGAAACCTCCTGGGACGTCGACGCGATGACGATCAACCCCTACCTGGGCAGCGACGGGATCGACCCGTTCGTGAAGATCGCCGCTCGCGAGCACAAGGGGGTCTTCGTCCTGGTCCGCACGAGCAACGCCTCGGCCCGGGAGTTCCAGGACCTGGTCTGCGACGGTCGGCCCGTCTATCGTCACGTCGCCGATCGGCTCAAGCAGTGGGGGAAGGGGAGGCAAGGCGCGGAGGGATACAACCTCGTCGGCGCCGTCGTCGGCGCGACCTACCCCGCGGAACTCGCCGAGCTGCGCGAGGAGCTTCCGGGCGTGCTGTTCCTGGTCCCCGGCTACGGCGCCCAGGGGGGGACCTCGAAGGACATCGCGGCGGGTTTCGATCCGAACGGGCAGGGGGCGCTCGTCAACAATTCGCGGGGCGTGACCTTCGCCTACAACAAGCCCGCCTTCCGCGGCGAACCGGGGGCCGACTGGCGACGCGCCGTGGAGCGCGCCGTGCTCGAGATGGTCGACGACCTCGCGCAGAACACGCCGGCCGGACGGCTCCGGCCCGCCTGA
- a CDS encoding UbiX family flavin prenyltransferase, producing the protein MNERRRIIVGISGATGIAYGVRVLEFLRAAGVETHLVVSKAGHLTRSYETDLSARDLEGMADVHYPAADVGAAIASGSFRTMGMIVAPCSIRTLAEIASCATASLLTRAADVTLKERRRLVLLVRETPLHAGHLRAMLGATEMGAVVMPPVPAFYSRPRTIQDIIDHTAARALDLFDLEVPGVPRWSGRPEAVRDDSTDDLGG; encoded by the coding sequence ATGAACGAGCGGCGACGGATCATCGTCGGCATCTCTGGCGCGACGGGCATCGCCTATGGCGTCCGGGTGCTGGAGTTCCTCCGCGCAGCCGGCGTGGAGACTCATCTGGTCGTCTCGAAGGCGGGCCACCTGACCCGCAGCTATGAGACGGATCTGTCGGCCCGGGACCTGGAGGGGATGGCGGACGTCCACTACCCGGCGGCGGACGTCGGCGCCGCGATCGCCAGCGGTTCGTTCCGGACGATGGGGATGATCGTGGCTCCGTGCTCGATCCGGACTCTGGCGGAAATCGCCTCGTGCGCCACCGCCTCGCTGCTGACCCGGGCGGCGGACGTCACCCTTAAGGAGCGGAGGCGGTTGGTCCTTCTGGTGCGCGAGACCCCGCTTCACGCCGGCCACCTCCGGGCGATGCTAGGCGCGACCGAGATGGGAGCCGTCGTGATGCCGCCGGTCCCGGCGTTCTACTCGCGGCCGCGCACGATCCAGGACATCATCGATCACACCGCCGCTCGCGCCCTCGACCTGTTCGACCTGGAGGTGCCGGGCGTCCCGCGCTGGTCAGGGAGGCCGGAAGCCGTCCGCGACGACTCCACCGACGACCTCGGTGGCTGA
- a CDS encoding ABC transporter ATP-binding protein translates to MIAAVDVHKTFQSGDEVVEALRGVTFQAPAGSCNFIVGPSGSGKSTLLYLLAALDVPTSGTIRVADHDITTMSEDERDGFRRNRVGFVYQSLNLIGNLTAVDNVLLPYIPLGITSELREKACDLLMQLGLGARLKRRPRQLSGGEQQRVAIARALIKDPVVIYADEPTGSLDRAGGTRIIQLLRDRQEAGGPTLVIVTHDRRFIGSGDNVVEIEDGRVKGVPEPSPASSAADLTT, encoded by the coding sequence ATGATCGCCGCCGTCGATGTCCACAAGACGTTCCAGAGCGGCGACGAGGTCGTCGAGGCGCTGCGTGGGGTGACGTTCCAGGCCCCGGCCGGTTCGTGCAACTTCATCGTGGGCCCGTCCGGCTCGGGAAAGAGCACCCTGCTCTACCTGCTCGCCGCGCTCGACGTCCCCACGTCGGGGACGATCCGCGTGGCCGATCACGACATCACCACCATGTCCGAAGACGAGCGCGACGGATTCCGGCGCAACCGCGTGGGGTTCGTCTACCAGTCGTTGAACCTGATCGGCAACCTCACGGCGGTCGACAACGTCCTGTTGCCTTACATCCCGCTGGGAATCACCTCCGAACTCCGCGAGAAGGCTTGCGACCTGCTCATGCAACTCGGCCTGGGCGCCCGGCTGAAGCGCCGGCCGAGGCAGTTGTCCGGCGGCGAGCAACAGCGGGTCGCGATCGCCCGCGCCCTGATCAAGGACCCGGTCGTAATCTACGCCGACGAGCCGACGGGGAGCCTCGACCGCGCCGGCGGCACCCGGATCATCCAGCTCCTCCGCGATCGCCAGGAGGCCGGAGGCCCCACGCTCGTCATCGTCACCCACGACCGCCGGTTCATCGGTTCCGGAGACAACGTCGTGGAGATCGAGGACGGACGGGTCAAAGGCGTGCCCGAGCCCTCCCCCGCGTCCAGCGCCGCGGACTTGACGACGTGA
- a CDS encoding ABC transporter permease produces the protein MMWSFAWMNLVTRPSRTALAVLGLTIPVLAFLALFSLSGGIRHLMGDTLAGMDNLMVMSANAPAPVFSDLPPGTGDVLRQISGVRAIAAEVWKLAPPIDGQGGGGLAGAALRAMTKPQDQGLGGISLTTIQGQDIPAHARLKNVTIRQSLLPASKGGGRMLDESDVGRPNILISSRIAREHPDADGSARKVGQTMRIGGQDFTIVGLFNTGSLLIDSTIVMDIHTARKLLNLGPDVVSTYNVELEETTERDALAERIAQAAPGLRVQRISQFNISVGAIMGRLDLLLLLAVALAVLVGGVGIANTMLMSTSERYVEFGVMRTNGWTRRNVLALVTAESSLLGLLSGLLGTGLATLGVLAVNRFLDGFTLEMSPRLITVGLAGALAIATLSGLYPAWRASRMTPMDAIRRSDA, from the coding sequence ATGATGTGGTCTTTCGCCTGGATGAACCTGGTCACCCGCCCTTCGCGAACCGCCCTGGCGGTGCTCGGGCTGACGATCCCGGTGCTGGCCTTCCTCGCGCTCTTCAGCCTCTCCGGCGGCATCCGTCACCTGATGGGCGATACGCTCGCGGGCATGGACAACCTGATGGTCATGAGCGCGAACGCCCCGGCCCCGGTGTTCAGCGACCTCCCCCCCGGGACCGGAGACGTGCTGCGCCAGATTTCCGGCGTGCGCGCGATCGCGGCGGAGGTCTGGAAGCTGGCCCCGCCGATCGACGGCCAGGGCGGCGGGGGGCTGGCCGGGGCCGCTCTCCGTGCGATGACGAAACCGCAGGACCAGGGGCTCGGCGGCATCAGCCTGACCACCATCCAAGGCCAGGATATCCCCGCGCACGCCAGGCTCAAGAACGTGACGATCCGCCAGTCGCTGCTGCCCGCCTCGAAGGGCGGAGGCCGAATGCTCGACGAGTCGGACGTCGGCCGGCCGAACATCCTGATCAGCTCCCGGATCGCCCGCGAGCACCCTGACGCCGACGGCTCGGCCCGGAAGGTCGGCCAGACGATGCGGATCGGCGGCCAGGATTTCACGATCGTCGGCCTCTTCAACACCGGCTCGCTGCTGATCGACTCGACGATCGTCATGGACATCCATACGGCCCGCAAGCTGCTCAACCTGGGCCCCGACGTCGTGTCGACCTACAACGTCGAGTTGGAGGAGACCACCGAGCGGGACGCCCTGGCCGAGCGGATCGCGCAGGCGGCCCCCGGACTTCGGGTGCAGCGGATCTCGCAGTTCAACATCTCCGTGGGTGCGATCATGGGGCGGCTCGACCTGCTCCTGCTCCTCGCGGTCGCCCTGGCCGTGCTCGTCGGCGGCGTGGGGATCGCCAACACGATGCTGATGAGCACGTCGGAACGCTACGTCGAGTTCGGCGTGATGCGGACCAACGGGTGGACCCGGCGCAACGTGCTGGCCCTCGTGACGGCCGAAAGCTCGCTGCTGGGCCTGCTTTCCGGGCTCCTCGGCACGGGGCTGGCGACGCTCGGAGTGCTCGCCGTCAACCGTTTTCTCGACGGCTTCACCCTGGAAATGAGCCCGAGACTGATCACCGTCGGCCTGGCCGGCGCGCTCGCGATCGCCACGCTGTCGGGCCTCTATCCCGCGTGGAGGGCGTCCCGGATGACCCCGATGGACGCGATCCGACGCAGCGACGCCTGA